One genomic window of Micrococcus flavus includes the following:
- a CDS encoding Rieske (2Fe-2S) protein, translating to MTSQDTPDPVSPIPCRGGCAGHPGGASRRTVLGRGSLAALAGAGSLALAGCTQEIKDRENAQDHYAGSALTDALAADDLPVGATQAVEVNGRTLLMHRVDEETVTAYSNVCTHQGCLVQPVDRAEGPAYACPCHGSNFDPVTGEPFGGPARQPLMDYEAAVQDGRIVVKL from the coding sequence ATGACCTCGCAGGACACCCCCGACCCCGTCTCCCCCATCCCCTGCCGCGGCGGCTGCGCCGGCCACCCCGGGGGCGCCTCCCGCCGCACCGTGCTCGGCCGCGGCTCGCTCGCGGCCCTCGCCGGCGCCGGTTCGCTCGCGCTGGCCGGCTGCACGCAGGAGATCAAGGACCGGGAGAACGCGCAGGACCACTACGCGGGCTCCGCGCTCACCGACGCGCTGGCCGCCGACGACCTCCCGGTGGGCGCCACCCAGGCCGTCGAGGTGAACGGGCGGACCCTGCTGATGCACCGCGTGGACGAAGAGACCGTCACGGCCTACTCCAACGTGTGCACCCACCAGGGCTGCCTCGTGCAGCCGGTGGACCGCGCCGAGGGCCCGGCGTACGCCTGCCCGTGCCACGGATCCAACTTCGACCCGGTCACCGGCGAGCCCTTCGGCGGCCCGGCCCGGCAGCCGCTCATGGACTACGAGGCCGCGGTGCAGGACGGGCGGATCGTCGTCAAGCTCTGA
- the dxs gene encoding 1-deoxy-D-xylulose-5-phosphate synthase: MSEKPRAAGAPLLPQITRPADLAALPEDALPALAAEIRAFLIRHVSQTGGHLGPNLGVVELTMAIHRVFDSPRDAVVFDTGHQSYVHKLLTGRQDFATLRQEGGLSGYGDRAESEHDVVESSHASSSLSWADGISRAWQQTGQGERTVVAVIGDGALTGGMAWEAVNNIAADRRRRVVIVVNDNGRSYAPTVGGLADHLGGLRRGVLDKVRIHRRYEQTLDLLKRRLQAAGTVGDFVYRPLHAAKKGLKDLWAPQGLFEDLGMKYIGPVDGHDLAALEAAFEDAHAYGGPVLVHTITEKGHGYAPAVAHEDDQFHAIGRIDPETGEPVSSSTAQSWTSVFGEEMVAIADERPDVVAITAAMRNPVGLAPMAAAHPDRVFDVGIAEQHAVASAAGMAFGGLHPVVAVYATFLNRAYDQVLMDVGLHRAGVTFVLDRAGVTGPDGPSHHGMWDLALLQSVPGLRIAAPRDADTLREELREAVAVADAPTVVRFAKGSVGEPVRALERLADGTDVLARLGEATGADGADRDVLIVAVGSFAELGLDVARRLGQHGISATVVDPRWVLPVAESVVALAARHRIVVCLEDGVRAGGVGSRIRQEMRAAGVDTALNEVGLPVEFLAHGTREQVLERVGLTAQRVTQDTVAQVLGAKVPYARPVPGRAPDTDEALDAEARHRTPGEDRS, translated from the coding sequence ATGTCCGAGAAGCCCCGCGCCGCCGGCGCCCCCCTGCTGCCCCAGATCACCCGGCCCGCCGACCTGGCCGCGCTCCCGGAGGATGCGCTGCCGGCCCTGGCCGCGGAGATCCGCGCGTTCCTCATCCGGCACGTCTCACAGACCGGCGGGCACCTCGGGCCGAACCTCGGCGTCGTGGAGCTCACGATGGCGATCCACCGCGTCTTCGACTCCCCGCGGGACGCCGTGGTCTTCGACACCGGCCACCAGTCGTACGTGCACAAGCTGCTCACCGGCCGCCAGGACTTCGCGACGCTGCGCCAGGAGGGCGGGCTCTCCGGCTACGGGGACCGCGCGGAGTCCGAGCACGACGTGGTGGAGTCCTCCCACGCGTCCTCGTCCCTGTCCTGGGCGGACGGCATCTCCCGGGCCTGGCAGCAGACGGGCCAGGGGGAGCGGACGGTCGTCGCCGTGATCGGGGACGGCGCCCTGACCGGTGGCATGGCGTGGGAGGCCGTGAACAACATCGCCGCGGACCGACGACGCCGCGTGGTGATCGTGGTCAACGACAACGGCCGCTCCTACGCGCCCACGGTGGGCGGGCTCGCGGACCACCTCGGCGGGCTGCGCCGCGGCGTGCTGGACAAGGTGCGCATCCATCGCCGCTACGAGCAGACCCTGGACCTGCTCAAGCGGCGGCTGCAGGCCGCCGGCACGGTCGGCGACTTCGTCTACCGTCCCCTGCACGCCGCGAAGAAGGGCCTCAAGGACCTGTGGGCGCCCCAGGGTCTGTTCGAGGACCTGGGCATGAAGTACATCGGCCCCGTGGACGGGCATGACCTGGCCGCGCTCGAGGCGGCGTTCGAGGACGCCCACGCCTACGGCGGGCCCGTGCTCGTGCACACCATCACGGAGAAGGGCCACGGGTACGCCCCCGCGGTGGCCCACGAGGACGACCAGTTCCACGCCATCGGGCGGATCGACCCGGAGACCGGCGAGCCGGTCTCGTCCTCGACGGCGCAGTCCTGGACGTCGGTGTTCGGGGAGGAGATGGTGGCCATCGCGGACGAGCGGCCCGACGTCGTCGCCATCACCGCCGCCATGCGCAACCCCGTGGGCCTGGCCCCGATGGCCGCCGCCCATCCGGACAGGGTGTTCGACGTCGGCATCGCCGAGCAGCACGCGGTCGCCTCCGCCGCGGGCATGGCCTTCGGCGGCCTGCACCCCGTGGTGGCCGTCTACGCCACCTTCCTGAACCGGGCGTACGACCAGGTCCTGATGGACGTGGGCCTGCACCGGGCGGGCGTGACGTTCGTGCTGGACCGCGCCGGCGTGACCGGCCCGGACGGGCCGAGCCATCACGGCATGTGGGACCTGGCCCTCCTGCAGTCCGTGCCGGGCCTGCGCATCGCCGCGCCCCGGGACGCGGACACGCTGCGCGAGGAGCTGCGGGAGGCCGTGGCCGTGGCCGACGCCCCCACCGTGGTGCGGTTCGCGAAGGGCTCGGTGGGCGAGCCGGTCCGCGCGCTCGAGCGCCTCGCCGACGGCACGGACGTCCTGGCGCGCCTCGGGGAGGCCACGGGTGCGGACGGCGCCGACCGCGACGTGCTGATCGTGGCCGTGGGCTCCTTCGCCGAGCTGGGCCTGGACGTGGCGCGCCGGCTCGGTCAGCACGGGATCTCCGCCACCGTGGTGGACCCGCGCTGGGTGCTCCCCGTCGCCGAGTCGGTGGTCGCCCTCGCCGCGCGGCACCGGATCGTGGTGTGCCTCGAGGACGGCGTGCGCGCCGGCGGCGTGGGCTCGCGGATCCGTCAGGAGATGCGCGCCGCGGGCGTGGACACCGCGCTCAACGAGGTGGGCCTGCCCGTGGAGTTCCTGGCCCACGGCACCCGGGAGCAGGTGCTCGAGCGCGTGGGCCTGACCGCCCAGCGCGTCACCCAGGACACCGTGGCCCAGGTCCTGGGCGCCAAGGTCCCCTACGCGCGTCCCGTCCCGGGGCGCGCCCCCGACACCGACGAGGCCCTCGACGCCGAGGCCCGGCACCGCACCCCCGGAGAGGACCGTTCGTGA
- a CDS encoding 3-hydroxyacyl-CoA dehydrogenase NAD-binding domain-containing protein has product MSHRPAPLSDFDRLVRLAPDEVVTRAEVTDHPLPGEAGTLALITLDNGQGPRRPATLGPASLIGLGEVLDAQAARAEAGGIQALAVTGTDGVFAAGADLSLIASLPADAEIGRALALLGHAVYDRLDAFPVPTFAFVNGTALGGGLELALAADHRIVAADATGFGLPEVRLGLVPGWSGIWRVPHLIGPEAAVDVVLKNPLDNNRTLDARAAHGLGLMDAVAESDLLAEGLEHAAAVVSGGGSVADRSPDTSDAAWDRALATLEKLQSTRPGRELPARRALAELFTAARTRSRTESAEAEAEALSRLITSAEFRRTVYAFLGLVQGRAKRPAGHPGAELAREVRKVGVVGAGLMAGQLALVFAQHLQVPVVMTDMDQERVDRGLAGVRAQVERMISRGRLTAEQGEALAGLITADTDKSVYADADMVIEAVFEELEVKRTVFRELEGIVRPDAILATNTSSLSVAAMAEVLEHPERLVGFHFFNPVAQMPLIEIVRVAETSDEAVATAFELARRLRKTGVLVNDAAAFVVNRVLLRLMGEVQASFDEGTDAHTADHALDPLALPMTPFTLAAMVGLPVAQHVSESLAAAFGTERFPVSANVQRMIDAGRTALWAKDVRTDRVEEEAAGATGETIPEATRAVLQQGDNPQTAEQLRMRVEDALAEEIGLLLDEGVVAAPEDVDLCMILGAGWPLHLGGITPYLDDCGAAERVRGRRFHA; this is encoded by the coding sequence ATGAGCCACCGTCCGGCCCCCCTGTCCGACTTCGACCGCCTCGTCCGGCTCGCCCCGGACGAGGTCGTGACCCGCGCCGAGGTCACCGACCACCCGCTGCCCGGCGAGGCCGGCACGCTGGCCCTGATCACCCTGGACAACGGGCAGGGCCCGCGCCGGCCCGCGACGCTCGGCCCCGCCTCCCTGATCGGGCTCGGTGAGGTCCTCGACGCCCAGGCCGCGCGCGCCGAGGCCGGCGGGATCCAGGCCCTGGCCGTCACCGGGACGGACGGCGTCTTCGCCGCGGGCGCGGACCTGTCCCTCATCGCCTCCCTGCCCGCCGACGCCGAGATCGGCCGCGCGCTGGCCCTGCTGGGCCACGCCGTGTACGACCGTCTCGACGCCTTCCCGGTCCCGACGTTCGCGTTCGTCAACGGCACCGCCCTGGGCGGCGGCCTCGAGCTCGCCCTCGCCGCGGACCACCGGATCGTGGCGGCCGACGCGACGGGCTTCGGCCTGCCCGAGGTGCGCCTCGGCCTCGTGCCCGGCTGGTCCGGCATCTGGCGCGTCCCGCACCTGATCGGCCCGGAGGCGGCCGTCGACGTCGTCCTGAAGAACCCCCTGGACAACAACCGGACCCTCGACGCCCGCGCCGCCCACGGGCTCGGGCTCATGGACGCCGTGGCCGAGTCCGACCTGCTGGCCGAGGGACTCGAGCACGCCGCGGCCGTCGTCTCCGGCGGCGGGAGCGTCGCCGACCGCTCCCCCGACACCTCCGACGCCGCCTGGGACCGGGCCCTGGCGACCCTCGAGAAGCTCCAGTCCACGCGCCCCGGCCGGGAGCTGCCCGCCCGCCGCGCGCTGGCGGAGCTGTTCACCGCCGCCCGCACCCGCTCCCGCACTGAGTCCGCGGAGGCCGAGGCCGAGGCCCTGTCCCGGCTGATCACCTCCGCGGAGTTCCGCCGCACCGTCTACGCGTTCCTGGGCCTCGTGCAGGGCCGGGCCAAGCGCCCGGCCGGGCACCCCGGCGCCGAGCTGGCGCGCGAGGTGCGCAAGGTCGGCGTCGTCGGCGCGGGCCTCATGGCGGGCCAGCTGGCGCTCGTGTTCGCCCAGCACCTGCAGGTGCCGGTGGTCATGACGGACATGGACCAGGAGCGCGTGGACCGCGGCCTGGCCGGCGTGCGCGCGCAGGTGGAGAGGATGATCTCCCGCGGGCGCCTCACCGCCGAGCAGGGCGAGGCCCTGGCCGGGCTGATCACCGCGGACACCGACAAGTCCGTCTACGCGGACGCGGACATGGTCATCGAGGCCGTGTTCGAGGAGCTCGAGGTCAAGCGCACGGTGTTCCGTGAGCTGGAGGGCATCGTCCGCCCGGACGCGATCCTGGCCACCAACACGTCCTCGCTCTCCGTGGCCGCGATGGCCGAGGTGCTCGAGCACCCCGAGCGCCTCGTCGGGTTCCACTTCTTCAACCCGGTGGCGCAGATGCCGCTGATCGAGATCGTCCGGGTGGCCGAGACGTCGGACGAGGCGGTGGCCACCGCCTTCGAGCTGGCCCGCCGCCTGCGCAAGACCGGCGTTCTGGTCAACGACGCCGCCGCGTTCGTGGTCAACCGCGTCCTGCTGCGCCTGATGGGCGAGGTGCAGGCCTCCTTCGACGAGGGCACGGACGCGCACACCGCCGACCACGCCCTCGACCCGCTGGCCCTGCCCATGACCCCGTTCACGCTCGCGGCGATGGTGGGCCTGCCGGTGGCCCAGCACGTCTCCGAGTCCCTGGCCGCGGCCTTCGGCACCGAGCGCTTCCCGGTCTCCGCGAACGTGCAGCGGATGATCGACGCCGGCAGGACCGCCCTGTGGGCCAAGGACGTCCGCACGGACCGCGTCGAGGAGGAGGCCGCCGGCGCCACGGGCGAGACGATCCCCGAGGCCACCCGGGCCGTGCTCCAGCAGGGCGACAACCCGCAAACCGCGGAGCAGCTGCGCATGCGCGTCGAGGACGCCCTGGCCGAGGAGATCGGCCTGCTCCTGGACGAGGGCGTCGTCGCCGCCCCCGAGGACGTGGACCTGTGCATGATCCTCGGCGCCGGCTGGCCGCTGCACCTCGGCGGCATCACCCCGTACCTGGACGACTGCGGCGCCGCCGAGCGCGTCCGGGGCCGGCGCTTCCACGCCTGA
- a CDS encoding aldo/keto reductase yields MRNARMGRSGLSVSVVGLGCNNLGRPGTATLDQAGSDAVVHAALDAGITFFDVADMYGAEPGLSETRLGTALGARRDEAVIGTKFGMDMAGANGRDDGARGARRYIVRAVEASLRRLGTDRIDLYQFHTPDPLTPIEETLAALDDLVRAGKVLYVGHSNRAGWQIAQAEHVSRELGTERFVSAQNHYNLLDRRAELEVLPAAAEYGLGVLPYFPLANGLLTGKYSQGTAPEGSRLSHVRQHMVADADLDQLAAFGAFAAARGITEVQAAIGWLAAQEPVTSVIAGATRPEQVAENARAADWEPTVADLAELDALFPAPDPVALF; encoded by the coding sequence ATGCGCAACGCACGGATGGGCCGCTCCGGCCTGAGCGTGTCCGTGGTGGGCCTGGGGTGCAACAACCTCGGCCGCCCCGGCACCGCCACCCTGGACCAGGCCGGCTCGGACGCGGTGGTGCACGCCGCGCTGGACGCCGGCATCACGTTCTTCGACGTCGCGGACATGTACGGCGCCGAGCCGGGGCTGTCCGAGACGCGCCTGGGCACGGCCCTGGGCGCCCGCCGGGACGAGGCGGTGATCGGCACCAAGTTCGGCATGGACATGGCCGGGGCCAACGGCCGGGACGACGGCGCCCGCGGCGCCCGCCGGTACATCGTGCGCGCCGTGGAGGCGTCCCTGCGGCGGCTCGGCACGGACCGGATCGACCTGTACCAGTTCCACACCCCGGACCCGCTGACCCCGATCGAGGAGACCCTCGCGGCCCTGGACGACCTCGTCCGCGCGGGCAAGGTGCTCTACGTGGGCCACTCGAACAGGGCCGGCTGGCAGATCGCGCAGGCCGAGCACGTGTCCCGCGAGCTGGGGACGGAGCGGTTCGTCTCCGCCCAGAACCACTACAACCTCCTGGACCGGCGCGCCGAGCTCGAGGTGCTGCCCGCGGCGGCGGAGTACGGCCTGGGCGTGCTGCCCTACTTCCCGCTGGCCAACGGCCTGCTCACGGGCAAGTACTCACAGGGCACCGCTCCGGAGGGCTCGCGCCTGTCCCACGTGCGGCAGCACATGGTGGCGGACGCGGACCTGGACCAGCTGGCCGCGTTCGGGGCGTTCGCCGCCGCCCGCGGGATCACCGAGGTGCAGGCGGCCATCGGGTGGCTCGCGGCCCAGGAGCCGGTGACCTCCGTGATCGCGGGGGCCACGCGCCCCGAGCAGGTCGCGGAGAACGCCCGCGCCGCGGACTGGGAGCCCACCGTCGCGGACCTCGCCGAGCTCGACGCGCTGTTCCCGGCGCCCGACCCGGTGGCGCTGTTCTGA
- a CDS encoding aconitate hydratase gives MTTVDSFGSKGVLDVQGTEYEIFRLSAVEGAEKLPYSLKVLLENLLRTEDGANVTAEQIRALASWDPTAEPDTEIQFTPARVIMQDFTGVPCIVDLATMREAIADLGGDPERVNPLSPAELVIDHSVQIDHFGNEQAIERNMEIEYERNGERYKFLRWGQTAFDDFKVVPPGMGIVHQVNIEHLARTVMTRDVDGVTRAYPDSCVGTDSHTTMVNGLGVLGWGVGGIEAEAAMLGQPVSMLIPRVVGFKLTGSIPAGATATDVVLTITEMLRQHGVVGKFVEFYGEGVGSVPLANRATIGNMSPEFGSTAAMFPIDDITLDYLRLTGRSEEQVALVEAYTKEQGLWHDPSAEVEYSEYLELDLSTVVPSISGPKRPQDRIDLTDSKAQFRKDLHDYAGQDDQLGDVDEASAESFPASDAPSATPGDTSDAADAPRQTDATTVQGRPSKRVDVRMPDGREFQLEHGAVSIASITSCTNTSNPSVMMAAGVLARNALAKGLTSKPWVKTSVAPGSKVVTDYYEKSGLRDSLNQLGFNVVGYGCTTCIGNSGPLESEISEAIQENDLSVTAVLSGNRNFEGRINPDVKMNYLASPPLVVAYALAGTMDFDFENEPLGQDSDGQDVFLRDIWPDPAEVQEIIDASIDTEMFTKEYGAIFDGDERWRALDTPTGKTFEWDEDSTYVRKPPYFEGMGAEPEPVQDIEGARVLLKLGDSVTTDHISPAGSFKSDTPAGRYLLENGVERKDFNSYGSRRGNHEVMIRGTFANIRIKNQLLDGVEGGFTRDFTQDGGPQAYVYDAAQNYAAAGTPLVVLGGKEYGSGSSRDWAAKGTALLGVKAVITESFERIHRSNLIGMGVLPLQFPAGENADSLGLTGTETFAISGITELNEGRTPKTVKVAATAEDGSTTEFDAVVRIDTPGEADYYRNGGILQYVLRQIAAKA, from the coding sequence ATGACCACTGTCGACAGCTTCGGCTCCAAGGGCGTCCTGGACGTCCAGGGGACCGAGTACGAGATCTTCCGCCTCTCCGCGGTGGAGGGCGCCGAGAAGCTGCCCTACTCGCTCAAGGTGCTCCTGGAGAACCTGCTCCGCACCGAGGACGGCGCGAACGTCACCGCCGAGCAGATCCGGGCCCTGGCCTCGTGGGATCCCACGGCCGAGCCGGACACCGAGATCCAGTTCACGCCAGCGCGCGTGATCATGCAGGACTTCACCGGCGTGCCCTGCATCGTGGACCTCGCCACCATGCGCGAGGCCATCGCCGACCTCGGCGGCGACCCCGAGCGCGTCAACCCGCTCTCCCCGGCGGAGCTCGTCATCGACCACTCCGTGCAGATCGACCACTTCGGCAACGAGCAGGCGATCGAGCGCAACATGGAGATCGAGTACGAGCGCAACGGGGAGCGCTACAAGTTCCTCCGCTGGGGCCAGACCGCGTTCGACGACTTCAAGGTCGTCCCCCCGGGCATGGGCATCGTGCACCAGGTCAACATCGAGCACCTGGCCCGCACCGTCATGACCCGCGACGTCGACGGCGTCACCCGCGCCTACCCCGACTCCTGCGTCGGCACCGACTCGCACACCACCATGGTCAACGGCCTGGGCGTGCTGGGCTGGGGCGTCGGCGGCATCGAGGCCGAGGCCGCGATGCTCGGCCAGCCCGTGTCCATGCTGATCCCGCGCGTCGTGGGCTTCAAGCTGACCGGCTCCATCCCAGCCGGCGCCACCGCCACCGACGTCGTGCTGACCATCACCGAGATGCTCCGCCAGCACGGCGTGGTGGGCAAGTTCGTGGAGTTCTACGGCGAGGGCGTCGGCTCCGTGCCGCTGGCCAACCGCGCCACCATCGGCAACATGTCCCCGGAGTTCGGCTCCACCGCCGCCATGTTCCCGATCGACGACATCACCCTCGACTACCTGCGCCTGACGGGCCGCTCTGAGGAGCAGGTCGCCCTCGTGGAGGCCTACACCAAGGAGCAGGGCCTGTGGCACGATCCGTCGGCCGAGGTGGAGTACTCCGAGTACCTCGAGCTCGACCTGTCCACCGTGGTGCCCTCCATCTCCGGCCCGAAGCGGCCGCAGGACCGCATCGACCTGACCGACTCCAAGGCGCAGTTCCGCAAGGACCTGCACGACTACGCCGGTCAGGACGACCAGCTGGGCGACGTGGACGAGGCCTCCGCCGAGTCCTTCCCGGCCTCCGACGCCCCGAGCGCCACCCCCGGCGACACCTCCGACGCCGCCGACGCGCCGCGTCAGACCGACGCCACGACCGTGCAGGGTCGCCCGTCGAAGCGCGTGGACGTCCGGATGCCCGACGGCCGCGAGTTCCAGCTGGAACACGGTGCCGTGTCGATCGCCTCGATCACCTCCTGCACGAACACCTCGAACCCCTCCGTGATGATGGCCGCCGGCGTGCTCGCGCGCAACGCCCTGGCCAAGGGCCTGACGTCCAAGCCGTGGGTGAAGACCTCCGTGGCCCCGGGCTCCAAGGTGGTGACCGACTACTACGAGAAGTCCGGCCTGCGCGATTCGCTCAACCAGCTGGGCTTCAACGTGGTGGGCTACGGCTGCACCACCTGCATCGGCAACTCCGGCCCGCTGGAGTCCGAGATCTCCGAGGCGATCCAGGAGAACGACCTCTCCGTGACCGCGGTGCTCTCCGGCAACCGCAACTTCGAGGGCCGCATCAACCCGGACGTCAAGATGAACTACCTGGCCTCCCCGCCGCTCGTGGTGGCCTACGCCCTGGCCGGCACGATGGACTTCGACTTCGAGAACGAGCCGCTCGGCCAGGACTCGGACGGCCAGGACGTGTTCCTCAGGGACATCTGGCCGGACCCGGCTGAGGTGCAGGAGATCATCGACGCGTCGATCGACACGGAGATGTTCACCAAGGAGTACGGCGCCATCTTCGACGGCGACGAGCGCTGGCGGGCGCTCGACACCCCCACCGGCAAGACGTTCGAGTGGGACGAGGACTCCACCTATGTGCGCAAGCCCCCGTACTTCGAGGGCATGGGCGCCGAGCCGGAGCCGGTCCAGGACATCGAGGGCGCCCGCGTGCTGCTCAAGCTGGGCGACTCCGTGACCACGGACCACATCTCCCCGGCCGGCTCCTTCAAGTCGGACACCCCGGCGGGCCGCTACCTGCTGGAGAACGGCGTCGAGCGCAAGGACTTCAACTCCTACGGCTCGCGCCGCGGCAACCACGAGGTGATGATCCGCGGCACGTTCGCGAACATCCGCATCAAGAACCAGCTGCTGGACGGCGTCGAGGGCGGCTTCACCCGCGACTTCACCCAGGACGGCGGCCCGCAGGCCTACGTGTACGACGCCGCACAGAACTACGCGGCCGCCGGCACCCCGCTGGTGGTGCTCGGCGGCAAGGAGTACGGCTCCGGCTCGTCCCGCGACTGGGCCGCCAAGGGCACCGCGCTCCTGGGCGTCAAGGCCGTCATCACCGAGTCCTTCGAGCGCATCCACCGCTCGAACCTCATCGGCATGGGCGTCCTGCCGCTGCAGTTCCCCGCCGGTGAGAACGCCGACTCGCTCGGCCTGACGGGCACGGAGACCTTCGCGATCTCGGGCATCACCGAGCTCAACGAGGGCCGCACCCCGAAGACCGTGAAGGTCGCCGCCACCGCCGAGGACGGCTCCACCACCGAGTTCGACGCGGTCGTGCGCATCGACACCCCCGGTGAGGCCGACTACTACCGCAACGGCGGCATCCTGCAGTACGTCCTGCGCCAGATCGCGGCCAAGGCCTGA
- a CDS encoding PLD nuclease N-terminal domain-containing protein yields MEPWLAWPVSLAVGALWVAGLVSLLRGPLDERRRLPWALMMMLLPGLGALIWLWWRHRHYPARRAAQPDWDPNRRDPVVLPPPRTGRAVPTTIGRPDPYAGHAPHPGRLPARRYGAPAEPGE; encoded by the coding sequence ATGGAGCCGTGGCTGGCCTGGCCCGTGTCCCTCGCGGTGGGCGCCCTGTGGGTGGCCGGCCTCGTGTCGCTGCTGCGCGGGCCCCTCGACGAGCGGCGCCGGCTGCCGTGGGCGCTGATGATGATGCTGCTGCCCGGACTGGGCGCGCTCATCTGGCTGTGGTGGCGCCACCGGCACTACCCTGCCCGCCGCGCCGCCCAGCCCGACTGGGATCCCAACCGTCGGGACCCCGTGGTGCTGCCGCCGCCGCGCACCGGCCGGGCGGTCCCCACCACGATCGGCCGCCCGGACCCGTACGCGGGGCACGCGCCCCATCCGGGGCGCCTGCCCGCGCGTCGCTACGGGGCGCCCGCGGAGCCGGGGGAGTGA